The genomic DNA GCTTGTGTGAATTCTAGAATTGGGTTTAACCAGCTTGGGCAAAGCATCTACATAGGTGCTGGTCAGCTTGGTGAGCTCTCGGTACTCAAACATCATATCGACAATCTTATGCTTGCCGCGCAGCTTCTCAAGCTCGCTAGCCGCCGTACTTATACCGGTCTTGGTCTTTTTTAAGCCCTGGCTATCTATTTTAAGCTTTTCAAAAAGCACCACTTGCAGCTGAGCCGGTGAGCTAATATTAAATTCCTCACCTGCAAGGCCCCATATACTAGCCCTTAATTTATCTATCTCTAGGTGGTATTGAATTGATAATTTGTTCAAAAATTTTGAATCTAACTCAACACCCTGATATTCCATATCGCCTAGTACTTCTATAAGCGGCCACTCCATTTGAGCAGCAAGGCTAGCCAGCTCGCCAATAGAATCTAGCTGCTTTTCTAGCTTCTTATAGAGCCTCCAGGTAATGTCGGCGTCTTCGGCAGCATACTGTGAGGCCTCTTTGATATCAATCTTATCGAAGGTTTGTTGGCTCTTTCCCTTGGTGCCAATTAGCTCTTCAATCTCAATCATAGATATACCCAGCTCATTGTAGGCTAGCTGGCTCAAGCTCTGGGCCCTACCAATAGGGTTAATTAGAAATGCCGCAACCATCGTGTCAAACACAATTGGCCCAAGACGCATCTCATCATGTGGTCGCATCACCACATAGTCGTATTTGATATTATGGCCAACTTTTCCTATCGCTGGGTCTTTCAAAATAGGGCCAATAACATCATAGTATTGGTCGTAGCCAATTTCGGTCTTCTGGCTGTGAGCCAGCGGCACATAGTAGGCCTCGCCTTCTTGAAAGCTAAAAGAAGCCCCAACCAAACTAGCGTCAATGGCATCTACGCTGGTTGTTTCAGTGTCGTAGGCAAAGACCTTTTGGGCTTTGAGTTTGGTGGCTAGCTGCTTGAGCTCACTGAGCTTAGTTATTAAATGGTACTTGGCGGTCTTTAGATGTTCGCGGTTAAACTCAGCCGCAGCCTCTGCCCCACCCTGCTGGGCGTCTTGTGTAGGGGCATCTTCTGAAAGTGACTGAGTTGGTAATTTGGAAAGTAGACTTTTAAACTCTAGCTTGTGAAATAAATCAAAGACCTTTTTTTTGTCATAATCGTGCAGGGCCGAATCAGCAAGCTTAAAATCAAACTCAACATCACGCTTTATTGTTGAAAGATCAAGGCTCAAATAAGCACTTTCTTTGCCAGCTGCGAGCTTTTTGGCCAGAGCTGGTTTAATTAGCTCAATATTTTCATATATTTTATCGAGGGTCTTATACTCACTCACTAGATCTGTCGCACCCTTGTCGCCAATACCTGTAACCCCCGGAATATTATCGCTGGTATCGCCTTTCAGTGCCTTATAGACAATAAACTCTTCTGGAGTAACGCCATATTTATCATAGACGGCCTTTTCATCATAAATAAATGTATCGCTAAAGCCTTTGCGCATAGTATAGACTGCTACATTTTCAGAAACCAGCTGGAGTTCGTCCATATCGCCCGTGACCACGACTACATCTAGAGAATCTTGATACGATTTGGCGAGAGTGCCAATAATATCGTCGGCCTCGTAGCCCGGTGCCTCAATAAGTGGAATATTAAAGGCAGCTACAAGCTCCTTGGTAAGTGGCATCTGTGCGTATAGTTCGTCTGGGGCTTTTTTACGGGTGGCTTTGTAATCCGAATACTGGTCATGACGAAAAGTCTTTCCAGGTGCATCCCAGGCAACAATAGCATAGTCTGGCTTGAGCTCCCGCAGTGCTAGTAGCATCATCATGGTGAAGCCATAGACAGCATTGGTGGGCGTGCCGTCTTTGGTGGTGAGGTGAGGAATAGCGTGAAACCCCCTGTGCACCAAGGCGTGACCATCAAAGATTACGAGCTTTTTTCTTTTAATCATAGTTAAATTATACCTTATGTTATAAAATATAAGATAATTTGTGATCAAATAAACTAATTAAGAGGATTTAATTTACTTATGAACAAGCCATCAGGGCCATCAAAGCCAACACACGACGGAGAAGAATCAGAGCCACTACACCATGGAGAAGAAGCTGCAACTAGGGCATATGAAAAAAAACTGGCCATCGAACGAAGTATCGAACCTTCAGATAACAGTGACCAGCCTTTTTTGCCCGATCCGTCTGATGAAACTGGAGCCGAACCCAGTGGAGGTGGCTATGGTGCCGCTGTGCCTGAAAATATCTCACCGCCCGCCGTTATCCCACCGACCCCCAATCCTCCCGCCGAGCCACCTAGGGATGGCGACTTCGTGCCCGTAACT from Patescibacteria group bacterium includes the following:
- the polA gene encoding DNA polymerase I, which produces MIKRKKLVIFDGHALVHRGFHAIPHLTTKDGTPTNAVYGFTMMMLLALRELKPDYAIVAWDAPGKTFRHDQYSDYKATRKKAPDELYAQMPLTKELVAAFNIPLIEAPGYEADDIIGTLAKSYQDSLDVVVVTGDMDELQLVSENVAVYTMRKGFSDTFIYDEKAVYDKYGVTPEEFIVYKALKGDTSDNIPGVTGIGDKGATDLVSEYKTLDKIYENIELIKPALAKKLAAGKESAYLSLDLSTIKRDVEFDFKLADSALHDYDKKKVFDLFHKLEFKSLLSKLPTQSLSEDAPTQDAQQGGAEAAAEFNREHLKTAKYHLITKLSELKQLATKLKAQKVFAYDTETTSVDAIDASLVGASFSFQEGEAYYVPLAHSQKTEIGYDQYYDVIGPILKDPAIGKVGHNIKYDYVVMRPHDEMRLGPIVFDTMVAAFLINPIGRAQSLSQLAYNELGISMIEIEELIGTKGKSQQTFDKIDIKEASQYAAEDADITWRLYKKLEKQLDSIGELASLAAQMEWPLIEVLGDMEYQGVELDSKFLNKLSIQYHLEIDKLRASIWGLAGEEFNISSPAQLQVVLFEKLKIDSQGLKKTKTGISTAASELEKLRGKHKIVDMMFEYRELTKLTSTYVDALPKLVKPNSRIHTSYNQTIAQTGRLSSTNPNLQNIPTRTETGREIRKAFVASEGNILVSADYSQIELRLAAALANDEPIIKAFVEGADIHTLTSAEMFGIKPEEVTPEQRYAAKAINFGVLYGMNTHGLSVATGFDYAQSKDFIDRYFELRKGVAQYIASVKKFAHDEGYTETIFGRRRPCPDVASSNFLVRSAAERAAVNMPLQGTAADMMKLAMISIHKKLPKNAKLILQIHDELIVECPKDQEKAVIEIVSQEMIAVHKFAVPIEVGVKIGTSWGELK